From the genome of Orcinus orca chromosome 5, mOrcOrc1.1, whole genome shotgun sequence, one region includes:
- the TFF2 gene encoding trefoil factor 2, translating into MGMGLRCTRLLAALLLLGLCALGGAQKPDPCQCSRVSTKNRLNCGFPGISSDQCFSASCCFDSSIPGVPWCFKPLPKQESEECVMEVSARKNCGYPGISPEECASRKCCFSDTIPQVPWCFFPLSVQDCHY; encoded by the exons ATGGGCATGGGGCTCCGCTGCACCCGGCTCCTGGCTGCGCTCCTTCTGCTAGGGCTGTGTGCCCTGGGGGGGGCCCAGAAACCTG ATCCCTGCCAATGCTCACGCGTGAGCACCAAGAACAGGTTGAACTGCGGCTTCCCGGGCATCTCCAGCGACCAGTGCTTCTCCGCCAGCTGCTGCTTCGACTCCAGCATCCCCGGGGTCCCCTGGTGTTTCAAGCCCCTCCCCAAGCAAG AGTCGGAGGAGTGTGTCATGGAGGTCTCAGCGCGCAAGAACTGCGGCTACCCAGGCATCAGCCCCGAGGAGTGCGCCTCTAGGAAGTGCTGCTTCTCCGACACCATCCCCCAAGTGCCCTGGTGCTTCTTCCCGCTCTCCGTGCAAG